A segment of the Corylus avellana chromosome ca2, CavTom2PMs-1.0 genome:
ttttttacgAAAGTTAGACGGAGTGTCATCTCCGTTTTTAGCTATTATCGACGTATCATGTGTGACGCAAAATAAAatcaaggagaaaaaaaataaagtaattaaatcACATGGGTTAAAGGTATTTGACtcttatatcaaaatatcttacgTACTAATTGGAATTTTAGGCACTATCCTTAACAACTTTTCACTTGCCCCCAATTCCAATATTTATGCAGGCATCCAACGCCCATTCTTAGTAAGACTTCACAAGTACTCTATTACGGAAAGGTATCAGTGAAAGGGTTGTCAATATCTTGGCCAGTGGAGTTTTAGCTACGACTAGAAGTTTATAtgaatattgaaaattttaggaaGTAAAGAATGACCATGTGTAAGGTGGAACTATAATTAAAGAAACTATTCGGCCTAAGAGAAAGATAATAGCAAAGTACCGGGCTAGGATAAATGCCACACACTGAAGTTACGGTTACATGATGGTGTGGCCATCACTATGTTTACCATTCTAAGTTCACCTTACTAGTTTATCAACTCACCAGGGTGCACCCACGGCCACGAGTGTTACTAGATCCTCAGAGGTTGGAGGCACAACCCAATGTAGACGGGGCATAATAACCTGCGATGTCATAAATAACAAGCGAAAATAGAACCTATTTATGTCAATTTTGATAAAAGAAGGAAGATTTATTATTAAGGTAGAAGTCGCCTTCCCTTCATTCATTTCaaacagaaacaacaacaaatgcTAAAACACACCAAGTGCAAGAAGAAAAGTAACATCATCAGCACACTAATGCATAGATCAAGGAGAGTGCAGTGTTGGTacaagaagaagaggaattTTCTTTGACACGGTGAGCCCATTAACTTCACTCATGTCCAAGTCTTTCCCTTGTGCACTACCACTAGGCAAATTCCAATCAAACCAATATAAGATGTTGGCAATCACATATTCAATTGAAGTAACACCGAATGTCAGTCCTGGACATCTCCTTCTCCCACCTCCAAATGGGATGAATTCAAACTCTTGCCTATTGAAATCAACCGTCGTGTCATTGAATCTCTCCGGGAGGAACTCTTCTGGCCTCTCCCATACAGTTGGGTCCCTTTGGATTGCCCATATATTGACAAATACTCTTGTTTTTTCTGGAATATCATAACCTTCAAATTTGACACTTGCTAATGTTTCTCGAGGTACCGAGAGAGGAGCTGCTGGATGTAGTCTTAGAGTTTCTTTGAGGATACACTTCAAGTAATCCATTTGGTTGATGTCATTCACATCTATCTTTGATTTCTTTCCCACCACCCTTCTCACCTCTTCTTGTGCTCTCTTCATAATATTTGGATGTTTTATGAGCTCCGCCATTAACCATTCCAAAGTTGTTGAAGTAGTATCAGTTCCTCCCACAAACATGTCCTGAAATTATGGAAACACAAAACTTTAGACATgggtttgtgtgtgtgtgagagagagagagagagagagagagagagagagagagaccagaAGGATTGCTTTGAGGTTGCCTTGAGCGAGCACAGCATCAAGCATGTCGttcttttgaagtttgaggagAATATCAACTAAGTCTTTCCTCTCATCATCGTCAGTTTTAAATGTTCTGTGTTCTTCGATCACTTGATCAAATAAAGCATCTAATTCTCTGAAAGTGGCTTTCAAACTCGGGATAAATCCCGTAAGAACATCAATCCATCccaagaaagggaaaaaatctCCCAAGCAGAATGCTCCAAGGTGCATCATTATCCTTCTTGATAGATGTTCGAATGTACTcttaccttcttcttcttcaaacgTTTTTCCAAGCACACATCTTGTGACTATGTTGTTGGAGGTTGCCATGAACATCCCACTTAGATTAACAGAAGCCCCTTTGCTACACGCCTCACGTATCTTTTTCATCAATACTTCAATTTCTTCTTCCCTTACATATTGGAAGGATTGCACTCTTTTGAGGCTCAAAAGTTCTAACACACAAATTCTCCTAGCTTGTCTCCAATACTCACCATAAGGTGAGAATGCCACATCTGTGCATCCATAGAGTAAGGCATTGGCAGCGGTAATTTTTGGCCGGTTTGAGAAAATGACATCATGTGTCTTCAACATTTCTCTTGCCATATCTCCAGACGACACCACAAGAGTTGGAGTATTGCCCAAGTTTAAGAACATTAGAGGGCCGTACTTGTTTGAAAGGGCTTGAAGAGAGCGGTGTGGGAGTGTGCCAAGCTGGTGAAGGTTGCCTAGGATTGGTAGCTTTGGTGGGGAAGGAGGTAAATTGGGT
Coding sequences within it:
- the LOC132171514 gene encoding cytochrome P450 71A1-like, translated to MALLSMYLLQQYSWQELHKIPFINPLLSLLFLVSFLYAFKRIRSGKPNLPPSPPKLPILGNLHQLGTLPHRSLQALSNKYGPLMFLNLGNTPTLVVSSGDMAREMLKTHDVIFSNRPKITAANALLYGCTDVAFSPYGEYWRQARRICVLELLSLKRVQSFQYVREEEIEVLMKKIREACSKGASVNLSGMFMATSNNIVTRCVLGKTFEEEEGKSTFEHLSRRIMMHLGAFCLGDFFPFLGWIDVLTGFIPSLKATFRELDALFDQVIEEHRTFKTDDDERKDLVDILLKLQKNDMLDAVLAQGNLKAILLDMFVGGTDTTSTTLEWLMAELIKHPNIMKRAQEEVRRVVGKKSKIDVNDINQMDYLKCILKETLRLHPAAPLSVPRETLASVKFEGYDIPEKTRVFVNIWAIQRDPTVWERPEEFLPERFNDTTVDFNRQEFEFIPFGGGRRRCPGLTFGVTSIEYVIANILYWFDWNLPSGSAQGKDLDMSEVNGLTVSKKIPLLLVPTLHSP